The following are from one region of the Dreissena polymorpha isolate Duluth1 chromosome 2, UMN_Dpol_1.0, whole genome shotgun sequence genome:
- the LOC127870500 gene encoding uncharacterized protein LOC127870500, whose product MENISKLFIILCFGYTFAKVPELRFHKGNLSQVDDKIVCHVANFSNVLIRFLKTNQPIADIWNNGRSCETNYLTTDTFRCGCDGELNAECNISMNSYIGECTFWRCEALQNGLIVSSAPVNVCLPGLTTDVTEMANCSTASPLSWISDIKVAIGGFTLEMNDTLFPLKTYSIDNITALINSFHRENNGSIIVCKLDERKNEKWSLTILYPPELCSLWNTTTNTSTAKHDSCIKLRGNPNVTLTYVQHSGRCQSSSSSSTPGVVTSSICEAVNRNDIGSLKLVGDKSGRFQPEILDPANIQIFSVNGLSLKNFKFNVTQELEFKCLGNGNPPPKMKLFKDGSEIWSEYTFLRQKLPLSGLRDSGNYTCVSSNALGIANETIIVSYEIERQIDQDLRLDSSSSIDNGIILAGASALVLLVIIAAATCVYKMYRRMMSMGIALNTQQSILPMTYRIDADQIDNNVNDSPALPDQI is encoded by the exons ATGGAAAACATAAGCAAACTGTTTATTATACTTTGCTTTGGATATACTTTtg CTAAAGTTCCCGAGCTACGCTTCCACAAAGGCAACCTCTCACAAGTAGACGATAAAATTGTGTGTCATGTGGCTAATTTTTCTAATGTCttaatacgatttttgaaaacaaatcaacCAATTGCAGACATTTGGAATAATGGAAGATCATGTGAAACGAATTACCTCACCACTGACACCTTTAGATGTGGTTGCGACGGCGAGTTGAATGCCGAGTGTAATATATCTATGAATTCGTATATTGGTGAATGCACATTTTGGAGATGTGAAGCTCTTCAAAACGGTTTGATTGTGTCTAGCGCGCCTGTAAACGTGTGTTTACCTG GCTTAACAACTGATGTGACTGAAATGGCGAATTGCTCAACAGCTTCGCCGTTAAGTTGGATTTCTGATATTAAAGTTGCCATTGGTGGATTCACATTGGAAATGAACGACACATTATTTCCTTTAAAGACATATTCTATCGACAACATTACCGCACTTATAAATTCGTTTCACAGAGAAAATAATGGCTCTATAATTGTTTGTAAACTTGACGAAAGAAAGAACGAAAAATGGAGCCTAACTATTTTAT ATCCACCGGAATTGTGTTCTTTGTGGAATACTACAACAAACACAAGTACAGCGAAGCATGATAGCTGTATAAAACTAAGAGGCAATCCTAACGTCACACTTACATACGTCCAACATTCTGGAAGATGTCAATCATCGTCGTCATCCAGTACACCTGGTGTAGTAACGTCCTCCATTTGTGAGGCTGTCAACAGGAACGACATAGGGTCTTTGAAGCTAGTTGGCGACAAAAGTGGCAGGTTCCAGCCGGAAATTCTTG ATCCTGCAAACATACAAATATTTTCTGTAAATGGTTTAAGTCTGAAaaactttaaatttaatgttaCGCAAGAACTCGAGTTTAAATGCCTGGGAAATGGCAATCCACCACCGAAAATGAAACTGTTTAAAGACGGTAGTGAGATTTGGAGCGAATACACATTCTTGAGACAAAAACTACCTCTGTCAGGACTTCGGGATTCTGGAAATTATACATGCGTATCTTCCAACGCTCTCGGAATCGCCAATGAGACAATTATTGTCAGTTATGAAATTGAAAGACAAATTGATCAAG ACCTTCGTCTAGATTCTTCATCAAGTATTGACAACGGCATCATATTAGCGGGAGCAAGCGCATTAGTTCTTCTTGTGATAATTGCTGCTGCAACATGTGTGTACAAAATGTACCGAAGAATGATGTCCATGGGTATTGCTTTGAATACAC aaCAATCAATTCTTCCAATGACTTATCGTATAGACGCCGATCAAATTGACAACAATGTCAACGATTCACCTGCGTTGCCCGATCAGATTTGA